The following are encoded together in the Anopheles nili chromosome 3, idAnoNiliSN_F5_01, whole genome shotgun sequence genome:
- the LOC128726613 gene encoding divergent protein kinase domain 1B yields MTINGNGGLQLQGRLRSLTRRFRFSPRRRQYCVLTSAVVVTLLALGVIGYILTGMHYCFDVLVEWKISKICNQYYSNEITGYMCPELCAGDTISEYHCPQVKRKTEYPFNSNRFLARKAQQYLVVKHAVPDASYEKLSWVDSHRQEEHYPTESEYVGIVRRYIELRYNIQLPFDKLNSLLKLKNKNNHILFHASMRNSWNLIQNNEYLLSRLYEEKEIFPQVIGTCGDLFITELLDTVEFDERRYHFTNHIDLSKWRYHLKVAVLILDYLEDMSQNRFQMCSVLLAGFGISDSRMKYHDLRYISTEVSIDRRLSDGRWCTTDDDCSYHDCRSRCNATIHQCTTGLLNNNLQIVCEKIFRGTAAEPGILVTEKSPNRLLRILERCARPISRSDVDTSRPWGASKTLKKQLYNELTGIYEQLASSIYA; encoded by the exons ATGACAATCAACGGCAACGGTGGGCTGCAGTTGCAGGGTCGGTTAAGGAGCCTAACCCGTCGATTTCGGTTCTCGCCAAGACGACGCCAGTACTGTGTTCTTACCTCAGCCGTGGTTGTGACGCTGCTGGCGCTTGGAGTGATAGGATACATTCTGACCGGAATGCACTACTGCTTCGATGTGCTGGTGGAGTGGAAGATTTCGAAAATA TGCAATCAGTATTACAGCAACGAAATTACAGGCTACATGTGTCCGGAGTTGTGTGCCGGCGATACAATATCGGAATATCACTGTCCACAGGTCAAACGGAAGACGGAGTATCCGTTCAACTCGAACCGCTTTCTGGCCCGGAAAGCCCAGCAGTACCTCGTGGTAAAG CACGCAGTACCGGATGCAAGCTACGAGAAGCTTTCCTGGGTGGATAGCCACCGACAGGAGGAACACTACCCAACGGAATCGGAGTACGTGGGTATCGTACGGCGCTATATTGAGCTGCGGTACAACATACAGCTACCGTTCGACAAGCTAAACAGCTTGCTGAAgctgaagaacaaaaacaatcaCATTCTGTTTCACGCCAGTATGCGCAATAGCTGGAACTTGATACAGAACAACGAGTACCTGCTGAGCCGGTTGTACGAGGAGAAGGAAATATTCCCGCAGGTGATCGGTACGTGTGGAGATCTGTTCATCACGGAACTGCTGGATACGGTGGAGTTCGACGAGCGGCGGTATCACTTTACGAACCACATCGATCTGTCGAAGTGGCGGTACCATCTGAAGGTGGCAGTGCTGATACTGGACTATCTCGAGGACATGTCACAGAATCGGTTCCAGATGTGTTCGGTGTTGTTGGCTGGGTTTGGTATAAGCGATAGTCGCATGAAGTATCACGATCTGCGGTACATCAGTACGGAAGTTTCGATTGATCGGCGGCTTTCGGATGGACGCTGGTGTACGACGGATGATGACTGCAGCTACCACGACTGTCGGAGCCGTTGCAACGCAACAATTCACCAGTGTACGACGGGACTGTTGAACAACAATCTGCAGATAGTCTGCGAAAAG ATATTCCGGGGTACTGCCGCTGAACCGGGTATTTTGGTGACGGAGAAGAGTCCTAACCGGTTGCTGCGCATTCTTGAACGGTGTGCCCGGCCGATTAGTAGATCGGACGTGGACACCAGCCGACCCTGGGGTGCATCGAAGACACTCAAAAAGCAGCTGTACAACGAGCTGACCGGGATCTATGAGCAGCTTGCTTCGTCGATCTACGCCTAA